The Chitinophagaceae bacterium nucleotide sequence TGGGCAGGTGAACATGTTGGCAAATACCTGGAAACAGCAACCAATGTTTGGAAGCTGACGCATAATGCTGCTTTAAAAAAGCAAATGGACAGGATGATGTATGAATTGATCAATACGCAAAAGGAAGATGGATACTTGGGCACTTACACCCCTGATCAATACTGGACCAGTTGGGATGTGTGGAGTCACAAATATAATTTGCACGGATTGCTTACATATTATTCTGTAACTGGCTATAAACCTGCACTGGAATCATGCAGAAAAATGGGTGATCTTCTGTGCAGAACATTTGGAAGGAAGCCGGGGCAAATGGATATTATTTTAGCCGGGACACATATAGGCATGGCCGCTACCAGTGTACTGGATGCAATGGTAGAGTTATACAAATACACCGGAGATAAAAAGTATTTAGATTTTTGTTATTATATTTTAGATGCATGGGAACAGGATAATGGACCAAAAGTTATCAGTTCAATCCTGGCAACAGGAAAAGTAAAGAAAGTTGGTAATGGTAAAGCGTATGAAATGCTTTCCAATTATGTTGGTTTGATTAAACTGTATCAAATAACCGGCGATAAAAAATTTCTGAAAGCAACTGAAATGGCCTGGCAGGATGTAGTGACGAATCAATTATACATTACAGGTACTACCAGTTCTCATGAATATTTTCAGGATGATGAATATTTGCCGGCAGGTAGCAAAGATAATATGGGCGAAGGATGTGTAACTACAACATGGATTCAGCTCAATCAGAATTTATTTGCCATTACAGGCGATATAAAATACTTCAATCAATTAGAAAAGTCTGTCTATAATCATTTGCTGGCTGCTGAAAATCCACAAACAGGTTGTGTGAGTTATTACACACCATTAATGAATAAAAAACCATACACCTGTTTTATCACCTGTTGTCAATCGAGTGTGCCGAGAGGTATTGCATTGGTGCCCAACTTTACTTTCGGAAATATCAATAATATACCAACTGTTTTATTTTATGAGCCGGGAATATATAAAGAAATAATACTGACAGCTGATAAAAAAAATATGGATGTTGCTTTTAAGTTAGAAGGAAACTTTCCTGAAAGTGGAAACCTTGTTTTATCTGTTACAGGCTCAAAGGCTGCCAGTTTCACTCTAGCATTGAGAGTGCCTGAGTGGTGTACGAATTATACTGCTAAAGCCGGAGGCAAAATTTACAAGGGCACAGCCAATGAATTTATAAGGATTACAAAAAACTGGAAGCCCGGTGAGAAAGTGATGATCAGTTTTGATATGCCGGTTACAACCATTGCTGGTGGAAAAAGTTATCCCAACCAGGTGGCCTTTCAACGTGGCCCGCAAATATTGGCTCTGGATGGAAGTTTAAATTCTTCCAATACAAATGACCTTATAACAAATTCTAAAGAAGGGATATCAATTGGAAATATAAATCTGGCAAACGAATCAAAGATATTACCAGTTAACTGGATTGGGAGGCAGGCTTATTCAATAGGCCTGTTGAATCAAAAGGAGAAGATAATTTTAGTTCCATTTGCAGAAGCCAGTCAAACCGATGGCGATATGAGAGTTTGGTTACCCGTACAAATAAAAAAATAAAGAGATGAAAAAAATTGTAGTCCTGTTTTTAATCTTAATCAGTGGAAGTATTTCTTTTGCACAAAAAAAGCAGGGAAAGAGTATAAGCTTTTTGCATACTGCCGGCCAGGATATTGTAAACGAATCTGGCAAAAAAGTATTTTTAAAAGGTGTTGGATTAGGAAACTGGTTGTTGCCAGAGGGATATATGTGGAAGTTCGGAGGCCTTGGTGACCGTCCACGCAAAATAGAAAAAGCAGTTGCTGATCTGATTGGGAAAGAAAAGGCAGAACGTTTCTGGAAAACATTCAGGCAAAACTATATTACCGAAGCTGATATTAAACGGATTGCTGAACTGGGCTTTAATTCTGTGCGGCCTGCACTAAATTCAAGATTGTTTTTAACGGAAGGTGAAAACCCGGTTTATGTAGAAGAAGGATTTCAGTTAATGGATTCCTTAGTTACCTGGTGTAAAAAGTATAACCTGTATGTGATTATTGATATGCACGGCGCACCTGGTGGACAAACAGGAGCGAATATTGATGACAGCCCGAATGATATTCCCGAACTTTTTATTGAAAAAAAATACCAGGATCAATTGGTTGATCTCTGGGTTAAACTTGCACAGAAATATAAAGACGAACCTGTTGTTGCAGCTTATGATTTATTAAATGAACCGCTGCCCACCAATACCGGATCTGCAAATAAGTACAAGCATTTACTTGAGCCGCTTTATAAACGTATTACTGCTGCTATACGCAAAGTTGATCAGAAACATATGATTACGCTGGAAGGCTTTAACTGGTCGAACGATTGGTCGCTTTTTACAAAGCCATTTGATAACAATGTGTTTTATCAGTTTCATTATTATTGCTGGGCCCGGCCTGATAATTTAAATGGCATTGATCAATATCTGAAAAAAAGGGATGAGCTCAATACACCAATATGGGTTGGCGAAACAGGTGAAAAAGGAAATAGCATTTATTGGGCAACAACGCAATTGTTCGAGTCCAAAAACATTGGATTTTCTTTCTGGCCCTGGAAAAAAATGGACACACAGAATACTCCATATTCAATTAATAAGCCCGGTAATTGGGATTTGATTTCTGAATATTCAAAGGGGGGTGCAAAGCCTGATGCTTTACTTGCTGAAAAAATCTTCAATGAATTACTGGAGAATATCAAACTATCCAACTGCAGCTACTTCGAGGATGTTTGCAATGCAATTTTAACAAGAGTCCCTGCAAAAATTGAAGCTGAAAATTATGGGCATGATGGGTTTAACCGTTCTTATTTTGTTTCAGACACAGTAAACAAGTCAAAGTTTTACAGAAAGGATGAGCCGGTAAAAATAAATCTTGACAGCAAGGTGAAAGATCAGTTTTGGTCGGAGCAGTCTATTGAACTTCAGCAGTCAGAATGGGTGGTTTATAGGTTTGAAAGTTTGACTTCCAGAAAATATAGCCTCATTCTGAGAACGTCGGCAACTGAGCCTGCACAACTGACAATTGTTATCAACAATAAATCAGTAAATATCGATGTAGCCAATACAGAGTTCAATGAAGTAAGTATTGGAGATTATAAACTGAAAAAAGGGCGAAACATAATTAAGGTAATTGCTAAATCAAAAGCTGTAAAAGTGGATTGGATAACATGTAACTGATTAAATTAAAATCAAGTGAGTACAAACAGGATAATCGTTATTGGCAGTTCCAATACAGACATGGTTGTAAAATCATCAGTGCTTCCAAAGCCGGGGGAAACAATATTGGGAGGAACTTTCCTGATGAATGCAGGTGGCAAAGGAGCAAACCAGGCTGTTGCTGCTGCAAGATTGGGTGGCAATGTTACGCTGGTTGCAAAAGTTGGCAATGATATTTTTGGAAAGCAAAGTATTGATGGATTCAAAACAGAAAAGATCAATACTGATTTTGTTTTTATTGATAAAGGAACTCCATCAGGCACAGCTTTAATTATGGTGAATGAAGAAGGGGAGAATTGCATTGTGGTTGCACCCGGTGCCAATGCTCAGCTTTTACCTGCAGATATTGAACAGGTGAAAGATATCTCTGATGCAGCAATTGTTTTAATGCAACTCGAAATTCCAATGGAAACAATTGAAGCTGTTGCAAAAAATGCAAAAGCAAATCATCAGAAGGTAATTATTAACCCTGCACCGGCACAAAAACTATCTGACGAATTATTGAATGGAATATTCCTCATCACTCCAAATGAAACAGAAGCAACATTACTGACTGGCATTAAAGTGGAAGGTGAAACAACTGCATCGCAGGCTGCTGATATTTTTTTAAGCAAAGGAGTGCAGAATGTGATTATCACTTTAGGAAAGCAAGGTGCATTCTTCCAAAATAAAGCTGTGAAATTTAAAATAGATGCTCCTGTTGTAAAAGCAATGGATACAACTGCTGCAGGTGATACTTTCAGCGGAGCATTAACTGTTGCTGTTACTGAAAAGATGAGTTGGCAACAGGCTGTTCAATTTGCAGTGGCGGCGGCTTCCATTTCTGTAACAAGAATGGGAGCACAGGCATCGGTGCCATACAGAAAAGAAATTCCCAAATAGTTTAATAAAAAATCTAAAACCTGCCATATGTTTATTGTAGAAAATTACAGCTTAGCCATTGCACTTTGTGTAGTAACTATGTTATGCTGGGGTTCATGGGCCAATACAACAAAGCTTACAACTAAAACCTGGCGTTTTGAACTATTGTATTGGGATTATGGGTTTGGCATTTTGCTAACCACTTTAATTCTTGCATTTACACTGGGAAGCAACGGAACTGAAGGCAGGGCTTTTATCGATGATATAAAACAGGCTGATAACCGCAGTTTCATATCTGCTTTTGCAGGTGGTATAATTTTTAACCTGGCAAATATATTACTGGTTGCAGCTATTGGCATTGCAGGAATGTCTGTTGCATTTCCTGTTGGTATTGGTATTGCTTTAGTTCTGGGTGTAATTGTCAATTATATTTCAGCGCCACAGGGAAATCCTGTGTTGATATTTGGAGGCGTTGCTTTAATTACTCTTGCCATTATTCTGAATGCAAGAGCATATCAAAGATTACAGACGAATACAGAAGGAGGCGTTTCTAAAAAAGGATTACTCGTGTCTGTTGTAAGCGGATGTTTAATGGGTTTGTTTTACAAATATGTTGCCGATTCAATGGTTACTGATTTCAATGTACCTGAAACAGGCAAGCTTACTCCTTACACAGCATTGGTATTTTTTGCCATTGGTGTTGTTATCAGCAGTTTTGTTTTTAATACGCTGCAAATGAAGCGACCTTTTGCAGGGGCACCGGTTTCTTTCAATACATATTTTAAAGGAAAATTGAAAGATCACCTGATTGGAATTTTAGGTGGGACTATCTGGTGTGTGGGAATGTCATTAAGTATTATAGCATCAGGAAAGGCTGGTCCTGCTGTATCTTATGGCTTAGGCCAGGGTGCTACAGTGGTTGCAGCGCTTTGGGGTATTTATGTATGGAAAGAATTTGATAAAGCACCAAAGGGTACAAAACCATTACTGAACATCATGCTGCTGTTGTATATAGCCGGGTTGGCGATGATTATACTTTCTAAATAGCTATGTTTGTTTTCATGAAGAAGAATTTATCTCTGCTGAGTTGTTTACTGTTTGCGGTATTTTATTTTGCTTTCACTCAGACGAAGGAGGCAACCTGGGATAATACAACCAATAAAAACTGGGGCAG carries:
- a CDS encoding multidrug DMT transporter permease — translated: MFIVENYSLAIALCVVTMLCWGSWANTTKLTTKTWRFELLYWDYGFGILLTTLILAFTLGSNGTEGRAFIDDIKQADNRSFISAFAGGIIFNLANILLVAAIGIAGMSVAFPVGIGIALVLGVIVNYISAPQGNPVLIFGGVALITLAIILNARAYQRLQTNTEGGVSKKGLLVSVVSGCLMGLFYKYVADSMVTDFNVPETGKLTPYTALVFFAIGVVISSFVFNTLQMKRPFAGAPVSFNTYFKGKLKDHLIGILGGTIWCVGMSLSIIASGKAGPAVSYGLGQGATVVAALWGIYVWKEFDKAPKGTKPLLNIMLLLYIAGLAMIILSK
- a CDS encoding cellulase family glycosylhydrolase, which gives rise to MKKIVVLFLILISGSISFAQKKQGKSISFLHTAGQDIVNESGKKVFLKGVGLGNWLLPEGYMWKFGGLGDRPRKIEKAVADLIGKEKAERFWKTFRQNYITEADIKRIAELGFNSVRPALNSRLFLTEGENPVYVEEGFQLMDSLVTWCKKYNLYVIIDMHGAPGGQTGANIDDSPNDIPELFIEKKYQDQLVDLWVKLAQKYKDEPVVAAYDLLNEPLPTNTGSANKYKHLLEPLYKRITAAIRKVDQKHMITLEGFNWSNDWSLFTKPFDNNVFYQFHYYCWARPDNLNGIDQYLKKRDELNTPIWVGETGEKGNSIYWATTQLFESKNIGFSFWPWKKMDTQNTPYSINKPGNWDLISEYSKGGAKPDALLAEKIFNELLENIKLSNCSYFEDVCNAILTRVPAKIEAENYGHDGFNRSYFVSDTVNKSKFYRKDEPVKINLDSKVKDQFWSEQSIELQQSEWVVYRFESLTSRKYSLILRTSATEPAQLTIVINNKSVNIDVANTEFNEVSIGDYKLKKGRNIIKVIAKSKAVKVDWITCN
- the rbsK gene encoding ribokinase: MSTNRIIVIGSSNTDMVVKSSVLPKPGETILGGTFLMNAGGKGANQAVAAARLGGNVTLVAKVGNDIFGKQSIDGFKTEKINTDFVFIDKGTPSGTALIMVNEEGENCIVVAPGANAQLLPADIEQVKDISDAAIVLMQLEIPMETIEAVAKNAKANHQKVIINPAPAQKLSDELLNGIFLITPNETEATLLTGIKVEGETTASQAADIFLSKGVQNVIITLGKQGAFFQNKAVKFKIDAPVVKAMDTTAAGDTFSGALTVAVTEKMSWQQAVQFAVAAASISVTRMGAQASVPYRKEIPK
- a CDS encoding glycoside hydrolase family 127 protein translates to MKLIEIVLFVLISLNCFSQEIALPRECKFQFGDNPEWANPAFNDNDWVTQQLGKSFTKDSSYAWYRIKIVIPSAMKTATGKGIKLYLGKIDDVDQTYFNGKLIGETGSFPPGYITQWEKQRIYTIPEKEVQWDKENVIAVRIYNLVGGMGMWEGPYSFEPLGWIDEVLVKQDFIETPNKGFTTRIVFTNKIDEAFNGTVKYWITDKAGKKILFSETKPVQLHSKSGSEVVVAFSGYQSASENVFNVGYQINDNSSSLFLKKEQLYIATGNLKIPFSGEVKPLVKDKIPNSFNAVAFQKQQFTGYLNTRFTQNLEQRLLKVDEFGLMGSYLNRPGIHPWAGEHVGKYLETATNVWKLTHNAALKKQMDRMMYELINTQKEDGYLGTYTPDQYWTSWDVWSHKYNLHGLLTYYSVTGYKPALESCRKMGDLLCRTFGRKPGQMDIILAGTHIGMAATSVLDAMVELYKYTGDKKYLDFCYYILDAWEQDNGPKVISSILATGKVKKVGNGKAYEMLSNYVGLIKLYQITGDKKFLKATEMAWQDVVTNQLYITGTTSSHEYFQDDEYLPAGSKDNMGEGCVTTTWIQLNQNLFAITGDIKYFNQLEKSVYNHLLAAENPQTGCVSYYTPLMNKKPYTCFITCCQSSVPRGIALVPNFTFGNINNIPTVLFYEPGIYKEIILTADKKNMDVAFKLEGNFPESGNLVLSVTGSKAASFTLALRVPEWCTNYTAKAGGKIYKGTANEFIRITKNWKPGEKVMISFDMPVTTIAGGKSYPNQVAFQRGPQILALDGSLNSSNTNDLITNSKEGISIGNINLANESKILPVNWIGRQAYSIGLLNQKEKIILVPFAEASQTDGDMRVWLPVQIKK